From the genome of Methylocystis echinoides:
CGAGCAAAACGCGCTGCGAGTGGACGAGCCCGCCCAGCCGGTCGAGATTTTTCTGCATGTTCTCCGGATAGACGAGCAGATTCTCGATCACATTGGTGAGCCGGGCGAGCGCGAAATCGAGCGTCACGGTGGCGTCGGGCCCGATCATGCGCTCGACCGAGGAGTGCGAAATATCGCGCTCGTGCCAGAGCGCCACATTCTCCATGGCGGGGATCGCCATGCCGCGCACGAGCCGGGCGAGGCCGGTAAGATTTTCGGTCAGCACCGGATTGCGCTTATGCGGCATGGCCGAGGAGCCCTTCTGCCCGGCCGAGAAATATTCCTCGGCCTCCAGCACTTCGGTGCGTTGCAGATGGCGAATCTCGGTCGCGAGCCGCTCGACCGAGGAGGCGACGACGCCGAGCGTCGCGAAAAAGGCCGCATGGCGGTCGCGCGGAATGACCTGCGTCGAAACGGGCTCCGGGACGAGGCCCATCTTATGGGCGACATATTCTTCGACGCGCGGGTCAATATTGGCGAAAGTGCCGACCGCTCCGGAAATCGCGCAGGTCGCGACTTCTTTTCGAGCCTGCACGAGACGCTCGCGGGCGCGGGAGAATTCGGCGTAGGCCTGCGCCATTTTGAGGCCGAAGGTCACGGGTTCGGCGTGAATGCCGTGCGAGCGGCCGATGGTCGGGGTGAATTTGTGCTCGAAAGCCCGCTTCCTGATCGCGGCGAGCAGCGCGTCGACGTCGGCGATGAGCAAATCGGCGGCGCGCGACAGCTGCACGGCGAGGCAGGTGTCGAGCACGTCCGACGAGGTCATGCCCTGATGCACGAAGCGCGAGTCCGGCCCGATGAATTCGGCGAGATGGGTCAGGAAGGCGATGACGTCGTGCTTCGTCACCCGCTCGATTTCGTCGATGCGGGCGACGTCGAACTGCACGAAATCCGCCTTGTCCCAGATGTTCTTGGCGCTTTCCTTGGGGATGACGCCGAGTTCGGCGAGCGCGTCGCAGGCATAGGCCTCGATCTCGAACCAGATGCGAAAGCGCGTCTGCGGCTCCCAGATCGTCGTCATCTCGGGGCGGGAATAGCGGGGGATCATGGGCTCTGTGCTCTCGTCGCGCGGGTGAACATGCTCGCGCGGGCGCTATCACAGTGACGAAGAAAGCGCAAAGCGGGCGGGACGAAACAGGCGCCGACGCCTCTCATGCAGCGAGACGCCGCCTTCGGCGGCTCCTCGCCAAGAAACGCTTTTTCACATTAATTCATAGAGTAAGGATCGTCCTGAGGAGCCCCCGCAGCGGACGTCTGGGCGGACGCGGCCGTCTCGGGGGCTTGTCGCCGACGCGCGACCGGCCCCGCTTTTGTATGCGCTCGGCCCGTCCGCTTGATATATCCATCGCGGGGCGGGCGGCGCCCGGGGGAGGCCGGAATGGAACAGGAACGCCTGGCGCGCATCAAGGCGGGGGTCGTGGAGGAAGGCCGGCAGCTTCTCGTCATCTTCCTCTACCTCTGGGTGCTGCTGACCCTCTTCTCCCTCCACAAGGCCGTCATTTTCAACGAAGATCTGCTGACCTATCAGCAGGGCCTCGCGCTCATCAACGCCCTCGCCCTCGCCAAGATTATCCTGATCGGACAGAAGCTGCATCTCGGCGAGCCCAACAGGGATGCGCCCGTCGCAGTCCCGGCGCTGATCAAAGCGGCGATCTTCGGCCTGCTTCTCGTCGCCTTCCATGTCGTCGAGGAGACGCTCATCGGCGTCTTCCACGGCAAGACCGTGCGGGAGGCGATCCCGACGATCGGCGACGGCTCGCTGCAGGCCATCCTCATGACGGCGATCATCGCCACGGTCGGGCTCATCCCCTTCTTCGCCTTTGTCGAGCTCGAGCGGGTTCTTGGGACCGACGAACTGCGCACCCTGCTCTTCGGCCGGCGGCGCGCCAGAAACGCGTCGGGAGAACATGTCGAGCGGCATTTCCTCAATTCGGAGACCGTGCGCGACGTCGTCATCGGCATGGCGGACGGGCTCACCGTGCCCTTCGCCCTCGCGGCCGGCATATCGGCGGCGATCGCCTCGACGCGCGTCGTCGTCACGGCGGGGCTCGCCGAAATCGTCGCCGGCGCGACGGCCATGGGGCTCGGCGGCTATCTCGCGGCGCGCAGCGACCAGGAGCACTTCCACTCCGAAGAGAAGCGCGAATATGCCGAGGTCGAAAAACTTCCAGACCAGGAGCGCCGTGAGCTGCGCGAGATTTTCGCCCAATATGGGCTCGAAAAGCCGGAGGTCGACACGGTCGTCTCGGCGCTCTCCGCGGACAAGAAGCGCTGGGTCGATTTCATGATGCGCTTCGAGCTGGGGCTGGAGCGGCCCGACCCCAAGCGCGCGCCGGTCAGCGCGGCGACGATCGCCGCGGCCTACGCGATTGGCGGTCTGATCCCGCTCGCGCCTTACATCGTCGAGGACGATATCCGCCGCGCGCTGCTCCATTCCGCTCTTTTTACCGGCGTCGCGCTGCTTGTTTTCGGCGCGGTCAAAGGGCGGCTCACCGGCGCCGATCCTGTGAAATCCGGCCTGCAGACCTTTCTCGTCGGCGGGCTCGCGGCCGGCGCAGCCTATTATCTCGCCTCGCTTTTCGGCTGAAGCCTCGCTTTGAGCGCTTCGCTCGCGCAGGACGGCGGTGTGGCGTCGGGGCGTCGCGCCGACCATATGAAGATCATGGGAGGCGGCATGCAGAAGGCGGATGTGATCGTTCTCGGGGCAGGCATGGTCGGCGTCTCGGCGGCGCTGCATCTGCAGGCGCGCGGGCGGGACGTGGCGCTGGTCGACCGGCGCGGCGCAGGTCTCGAGACGAGCTTTGGCAACGCCGGCCTGATCGAACGCTCGTCGATCTTCCCCTATCTCTTCCCGCGCGACCCGAAGCGCCTCGTCAAATATGCGCTGAACCTGCTCCCGGAAGCGCATTATCACGTCGCCGCTTTGCCCTCGGTCGCGCCCTGGCTCATGCGCTACTGGCGCGCGAGTTCGCCGGAGCGGGTGGCAAAAAGCATCGCCGGCCGGCGTCCGCTGATCGAGCGCAGCCTGATCGAGCACGAGGCGCTGATCCAGCAGGCGGGGGCTGGCCGGCTCATCCGCTACACGGGCTGGATCAAGCTGTTTCGCAGCGACGAGACCCTGGCGCTGGGCGTGGCCGACGCGGAGAAGCTGCGCGCCTATGACCTCCACATCGACATTCTGGATTCGAAGGGCGTCGCCGCGCGCGAGCCGCATCTCGCCAAGGTCGCGGGCGCCGTCCACTATCTCGACACAGCCTCGGTGAGCGATCCGGGGGCGCTCGCCAAGGCCTATGCCGATCTCTTCCTCGCCCGCGGCGGGCGTTTCGTCTCGGCCGACGCCCTGACGCTCGAACAGGAGCCGGACGGCGGCTGGAGCGTCGCGGGGCCGGAGGGGCGCCTTGCGGCGCCCGACGCCGTGCTCGCGCTCGGCCCCTGGTCCGATCAGATTTTCCGCCGCTATGGCTATGAGATGCCCTTCGGCTTCAAGCGCGGTTACCACATGCATTACGCGCCGCAGCCGGGCGCGACGCTCAACCACCCGATCCTCGACGCCGACAATGGCTATCTGCTGGCGCCGATGGACCGGGGGATCCGGCTGACGAGCGGCGCGGAGTTCGCGACCCGCGACGCGCCGCCGACGCCGGTGCAAATCGAGCGCTGCGAGCCGATTGCGCGGACGCTGTTCCCGCTCGGGCCGGCGCTCGACCGGGCCCCCTGGAAAGGCGCCCGCCCCTGCCTGCCGGATATGCTCCCGGTTCTGGGACCGGCCCCGCGCCACAAGGGACTGTGGTTCGATTTCGGCCACGCCCATCACGGCCTGACGCTCGGGCCGGTGACCGGGCGCCTCCTCGCCGAAATGATGACGGGCGAAACGCCCTTCACCGATCCCGCCCCCTATCGCGTCGACCGTTTTTAAAGCCGCGCAAGCTTCACACGGGTTTCGTGATCTGAAACTGTCGGGCTCTGGCCCGAATCGCGCCCGACGGCGCCGTTGGAATGATCATGCGCGCCGCGGAACGACTTGCCTTTATCGACGGATGGCGCGCAGTCGCGATCCTTCTCGTTTTTGCCGACCACCTCGGCATGAACAAGGAGATCGGCGCCTTTTATGAGCAAAGCGCGATCGGCGTGGTCTCCCAATATGGCGAGACGGGCGTCTTCATCTTCTTCTTTATCAGCGGCTATGTCGTCAGTCTGACCGCGCTGCGGGAGGTCGCGGCGACCGGCGGCTTTTCCGCCCCCGCCTTCTATGCGCGGCGCTTTTTCCGCATCGCGCCGCCGCTGACGCTCTATCTTGGCGCGCTGGCGGCGCTGGGCCTTGCCGGCCTCATCGACGTCTCCGCCGAAAACATCGTCAGCGCGGCCCTCTATCTTTGCAATTCGACCGCGCCCGGCGCGTCCTGCAACTGGTATGTCGGCCATACCTGGAGCCTCGCTTTCGAGGAGCAGTTCTACTGCCTCTTTCCCCTGGCTTTCGCCTGGTCGGCGCTCGGCAAAGCGCCGCGCCCGGCCCTGGCTGCGGCGGCCCTCGCCTTTGCCGCCCTGCCGTTCGTTTTCACCGTCTGGTGGATCGGCAAGATCGGCTGCGTCGTCGCCTATGGGCTCTTTTCGGCAGGCTGGGCCGCCGCGAAACAGGGCGGGGCGATCGAGGCTCTCTTCCAGAATTGGCGGACGCCGGCCTTGGCGCTGGCCGCGCTGATCGTGTTTGCGCCGAGGAGCGTCGTCGCGGCTTTCGGAGCCGACGAAGCGGCGCGCGCGGAGCTGATCGCCTGGTATCGCCTGGCCTATGTCGGGGCCATTCCGGTCCTCGTGCTGCTGTCGGGGGCGGCGGGCGGCGTGTTGCGTAAATTGCTCTCGATCGGCGTCGTCGGGGCGTTGGGCCGCGCCAGCTATTCCGTCTATCTCTGGCAGCAGCTCTGCAACGGCCCGATTTTCAGCGACCTCGGGGCCGCCGAACAGGTCGCCTTGCTGGCCGGGACAATCCTGTTCTGCCTTGGCCTCTTTCGCATCGAACTCAGAGTGATCGGCCTCGGCCAGGCGCTCTCCCGGCGCTTTCAGCGGCGAGAGGACGCCGAAGCGGCGCCCAGCGCCGTCGCGATCGGCCCGGCGCATTGAAGGAAAACCCGGCGACCGGGAGAGTAATAATCGCCGGGTTTATTCAGCTTCACCTGAATATCTGCGAGGCCTGATGCATAACGATAAGAAAAAAGGCAAGCCCACCGGCAATAAACATCGACGCCTTGAGCATTGACGCGCGGCTATGCTGGATCATAATTCCATGCTCCTTCGTTTTCCCTGTCGATTGGAGCTTAATTCACTCTCTGGCGCGTAAAAGCGCCAATTTTAATAAAACTGACAGGTCCACCCTGTCCTTCCGCGAAGGCGAGGTCTGGACGTCGCGCCGCGCTCGCGGAGCGACGCCTTTGCGCCGAGGCGCGGCCTGTGGCAATAACGCGTCGACCATTCCTTAGAGGATCACCATGGCGGCGGACGTCACCTTTCCTGCGGCGGCGGCGGCGGGGCTCTTGTCTTTTCTCTCGCCCTGCGTGCTGCCGCTCGTGCCGCCCTATCTGACCTATCTCGCCGGCGTCTCCATGGAGGATCTCGAGATCGAGACCCGCTCGAAGGCGCGCCGCGACGTGCTGCTCTCGGCGATCCTCTTCGTCCTTGGCTTCACCACCGTCTTTGTGGCGCTCGGCGCGACGGCGAGCGCCTTCGGCGCGGTGATCCGCGCCAATCTGCACATTCTCTCCTGGGCGGCTGGGGCCATCATCATTTTGATGGGACTGCACTTCGTCGGCCTGCTGAAGGTCAGCCTGCTGTATCGGGAGAAGCGGGCCGAGATCACCAAGCCGATGGGACTGTTCGGCTCTTATGTGATGGGCCTCGCCTTCGCCTTCGGCTGGACGCCCTGCATCGGGCCGATCCTGGCGGCGATCCTCGCCGTCGCCGGAACGCAGGAAACGGTCTCACGCGGCGCCGCCTTGCTCGCCACTTATTCGCTGGGCCTCGGCCTGCCCTTCGTGGCCGCGGGTTTTGCGCTTGGCCGCTTCCTCGCCTTCGTCGCCCGCTTCCGCAAACATTTCGGCAAAGTCGAGAAGGTCGTGGGCGTCCTGCTGATCTTCACAGGCGTCGCTTTCCTCACTGGCGGCGTGCAGGAAATGTCTTTCTGGCTGCTCGAAGCCTTCCCCGGCCTGGCGACGCTCGGATGACTGCTGGCGCTGGTTGGGACCCCAGACAGGATCCCCGCCTGCCGGAGATCGACCGGTTGCGCGGTCTCGTCATGATCCTCATGGCGCTCGACCATATGCGCGACTTTTTCGACGCCGACGCTCTGCGATTCAGCCCCACGGACCTCGACCGCACCTATCCTTTTCTTTTCTTCACGCGCTTTATCACCCATTTCTGCGCGCCGGCCTTCGCGCTGCTCGCGGGCGTCGGCGCCTATCTCTATGGGGCGCGCCGTCAGGACCCGCGGGCGCTGCCCCTGTTTCTCGCCACCCGCGGCGTCTGGCTCATTCTGCTCGACGCGTTTCTGATCAGTCCGGTCTGGGGCGGGCCGGGGCGGATCATGCTCGGCACGCTTTGGGCGATCGGCTGCGGGCTCGTCGCACTTTCGGTCCTCTCGCGCCTGCCCACGACGGGGGTATTGGCGATCGGCGCGGCGATCATCCTCGGCCACAACCTTCTGGACGGAATCCACGCCGCCGATCTCGGAGCCTTCGGCCCGTGGTGGCGGCTGTTGCACGAGAAAGGCGCCTTGCCCCTGGGGATTCCCGGCGTCGTTTATTACCCGGCTCTGCCCTGGATCGGCGTCGTCCTGCTCGGCTATGGGATCGGGCCGCTTTTCCAGCGCGCGCCGGCGACGCGCGACGCGACGCTGCGCTGGGCGGGGCTTGCCGCCCTCGCCGCCTTCGCCCTTTTGCGGGCGTCGAATGTCTATGGCGACCCGACGCCCTGGAAGGGGCGAGGCGACGCGGTCTTCACCCTTCTCTCCTTTCTCGACGTCACCAAATACCCGCCGTCCCTGCTCTATTTGCTCGTGACCCTGGGCGGCGCGGCTTTGGTCCTGCCGGCGCTCGAGTCCGTACGCGGCGCGGCGGGGCGCGTCCTCGTCACCTTCGGCCGGACGCCGCTGCTGTTCTATGTCCTGCACCTCTATGTCGGCGTCGCGGCGGCGCTGGCGCTCGCGGCGGCGCGCGGCTATAGCCTTGCCGACATTGGCGACTTCGCCAAATCGGGGGCGCCGCCGGCGGGCTTCGGCCTGGGCCTCGCCGGCGCCTATGCGGCGTGGGCGCTTATCGTCGCGGCGCTCTATCCGGTTTGTCGCTGGTTCGCCGACGTCAAGCGCCGGCGTCAGGACCTGTGGTGGCTAAGCTATCTTTAACGTTAAGGATTTGATGCGATTTACCCAGGCTGCCGAGGCTTGGCGGCTTGGTGCGCCGACGGGGCGCGCGTATAGAAGAATGTCGTTTTTTTCGTCTCAATGCAGGTTCGGGGTCAGGTAAATGCTCGAAAAACTGGTGGCCTTCTGTCTTCGTTGGCCCTGGACCGTCGTTCTTTTTACGCTCGGACTGACCGCCGGCGGCGTTTACCTCACCGTCGAGCGTTTCGCGATCGACACCGACACGGCGAATCTTTTCTCCCCGGACGTCAGCTGGCGGAAAAACCAGATGGCGCTCTACCGCGCCTTTCCCCAGCTCGAAAATTCCATCGTCGCCGTCATCGACGCCCCCAACCCGACGGCGGCCGACGACGCCGCGTCGCGGCTCACCGCCGAACTCAAGGGCAAGCCCCTGCTGACCCGCGTGTGGCGCCCGGACGATCCGGCTTATTTCACGAAAAACGGCCTGCTTTATCTCGACCTCGCCGAGGTCGAGCGTACGGTTGGCATGATGATCGGCCAGCGCGACGTGCTGACGCCGCTGGCCGAGGATCCTACTCTGCGCGGGCTCGCGAGCGTTCTCGTCGCCAATCAGAAGCGGGCGGCGGGCAGCGAGCGCGCCACCGCCCTGTATCTTGCGGGACTCGACCAGTTCTCCCAGGCTTTCGAGACGACGCTCGCCGGGCGCCCGGCTCAGGTGGACTGGGAGAAGCTGCTCGCCGGCGGCAAGGAATCCGCGCCCCTCGGCCGGCCGCCGGAGACGCGACGCATCGTCCTCATCAATCCGGTCCTCGACTTCACCGCCCTGCAGCCGGGCGGGCAAGCAATTGAGGTCGTTCGCAAGACTGCGGCCGAGCTGGGGCTCACCAAAGAGAACGGCTACGCCTTCCGCCTCACCGGCGACGTGCCGCTGGCCGACGAGGAATTCGCCACGCTCTCGGAGAATATGGCGCTCAACACGGCCGGCACGCTCGTCGTCGTCTCGCTCATTCTCTTCGCCGCCCTGCGTTCGCCGAAGCTCATCCTCGCCGTGCTCGTCACGCTGCTCGCCGGGCTCGCCATCACTTCGGGCGCGGGCATCCTGCTGATTGGCCGGTTCAATCTGATTTCCGTGGCCTTCGCCGCCCTGTTCATCGGCCTCGGCGTCGATTTCGGCATCCAATTCGCCACGCGCTACCGCGAGGAGCGACACGGCCACGGCGATCTCGAGCCGGCGCTGCTGCATGCGACTCAAGGCATCGGCGTGTCGCTGACGCTTGCCGCCGTCTCCCTGCTCGCGGGCTTTTTCTGCTTCCTGCCGACGTCGTTTCTCGGCGTCGCGGAGCTCGGCCTCATCGCCGGCGTCGGCATGATCATCGCCTATTTCGCGACGTTGACCTTCTTGCCCGCCGCCATCAAGCTGCTGCACCCGCCGGCGGAGCATGTGCCGATCGCGACTCATTCGCTCGCCGCGGTCGATCATTGGATCGCCCATCACCGCCCTTTGGTGTTGATCGCCACAGCCGCCATCGTGCTGGCCGGGACGCCGGCGCTGATGCGGCTGCATTTCGACTCGAATCCGATGAATCTGCGCGATCAGCGCGTCGAATCGGTCGCAACCTTCCTCGATCTCTCCAAGGACCCGAAGACCGCGCCCAACAAGATCGAGACGCTTGCGCCCTCGCTCGAGGCGGCGCGCGAGCTCAAACAAAAGATCCTGGCGCTGCCGGAAGTCGACCACGTCGACTCGGTCTTCTCCCTCATTCCCGCCGAACAGGATGAAAAGCTCCCGCTGATCGAACGCGCCGCCACCGAGCTGCGCGGCGCGCTTTATCCCAAGGTCAAGCCCGCGCCGAGCGACGCCGAAACGGTGAAGGCGCTTGCGGCCGCGGCGAAGGCGCTGCGCGCAGCCGTGGCCAAGAAGCCGCAGGCTCCCGTCCTGCGCTTCGCCGCGACGCTCGACGGCCTCGCCAAGGCCGGCCCGCAGACCCGCGAGATGGCCCGCGTCGCGGCTTTCGCCGGCTTCGAGAAGCTTCTGGGCCAGATGCGCGACGCCTTGCAGGCCCAGCGCGTCACCCCCGACACTCTCCCGGAGGAGTTGCGCGCCGACTGGATTTCCGCCGACGGCCTGGTGCGGCTGGAGACCACCCCCAAGGGCGACAGCAACGACCGCGTGGTCATGGGCAGATTCGCCGACGCCATGCTGGCCGTGGCGCCCGAATCGAGCGGCGCGCCCATCATCATCTCGGAGGCGGGCAAGACGGTCACCCGCGCCTTCCTGGAAGCCGGCATCTTCGCTTTTGTCGCGGTCTTCCTTATTCTCGCCGTAGCTTTGCGCAATGCAATCGACGTCGCGCTCACCCTCGGCCCGCTCGTGCTCGCCGGGATCATGAGCCTTCAGGCTGCGGAAATGCTGGGGGTGTCGCTGAATTTCGCCAATATCATCGCTCTGCCGCTGATGTTCGGCGTCGGCGTGGCCTTCCACATCTATTACGTCATCGCCTGGCGGAAGGGCGTCGTCGACATGCTGGCGTCCAGCCTCACCCGCGCCATCTTCTTCAGCTCGCTCACGACGGGAACGGCCTTTGGCAGCCTGTTCCTGTCCAGCCATCCAGGCACCGCCAGCATGGGCGAGTTGCTGACGATCTCGCTGTTTTTCACGCTGCTCGCCGCCTTCATTATCGTCCCCGCCTTTTTAGGTCCGCCGCGTCATGCGACGCCGGGCGCGCCCGACGCGACTTGACGAAAGGCGGCTTTCTGCATTTCGCTATTTTCGCTAAGGGCCACCTCAACTTGGGAAACGGCGCCATGAACAAACTTATCCTGAGCATTGCCGCCGCCACGGCCCTCTTCGCGCCCGTCGCGAGTTTCGCCGCCGACCCCATCTATGGGGTCTGGGTGCGCGACGGCCATCCGACCGACAAGCTCGAATTCTACGACTGTTCCGGGAAGCTCTGCGCCAAGGGCGTGCTTCCGATGCTCGACGGCAGCCCGCCGCCCGTCGTGCTCCGCTCGGCCGCCAAGACCGGGCCAAACAGCTGGAAAGGCGATCTTTTCAACCCGGAGGACGGCAAGACCTATACGGGCAAGATCACCTATGAGTCCCCCAACCAGTTCACCCTGCAAGGGTGCCTGATGGCGTTCCTGTGCCAGAGCGAGACCTGGACGCGCGTCTCCGGTCCGCCCAAGCCGAAAGCCGAGCCGAAGCCCGAGGCCAAGGCCGACGGAAAAGCCGAGGACAAGGCGGAGGGCAAGGCGGAGAGCAAGTCGGAAGGCAAGGCCGAGAGCAAGACCGAGAGCAAGGCTCCTGTCGCAGAGGCCAAAAAGGAAGGCAAGGGAGACGGCAAGGCGGTCGACAAGGCCTCTACCCAGGCCAAGCCGGGCGAGCCCGCCAAGCCCGCGTCCAAACCGACGGCGGGCGCCGAGGCGGCAAAAACGGCCAAGGCCGCGAAAGCGTCGGAGACCAAGACTGTCGCGCCCAAGGCGGCGCCGGCCCATGTGAAGGCGCCGGAAGACGCGGATCAATAAGCATTTTCTGAAGTGAAATTACTAACAGGATAAGCTTGACGTCAGGAAGCCGGCGGGCCAGCTTTGGCGCCTGCTGATTTGGATGCGCGCCAACTCTGGCCTATACGCCGCCATTCAGGATCAAATCCGACCGGCGACCGGCGTTCGTCATACGAACCGCCGCGACCGGAGGCGAATGTCTCGTCGCCGAAAGATGGAGTGAGCTTCTGTTGACGGCCGTCGAGGCATTCCGGTTTCTGCGCCGCATGCGGCTCGACGCCGTCTCGATCGCGGCGGCGTCCGCGCTGCTCGTGGGCTGTGATCTCGAATGGGAGAAGCCCGACATCGCGGTTCCGCCGCCGCCGAAATTTCGCGAAGCCAAGCCCGTGAACGCCACCGCCATCCCGCGCGGGCCGGACTTCGCCGCCGCATTCGGCTCCAAGGAGCTGATGCAGCTCGTCACGCAGGCGGTGGGCGAAAATCTCGACATCGCCGCCGCCGCCGCGCGCATCACCCAGGCCGACGCCCAGGCGCGCGTGGCCAGCGCCGCGCTGTGGCCGAATATTTCGATGCAGGACATCGCCCGCACGACGCGCGTGCCGGGCACAACGACGAACGTCGCCTCGGCCGGATCGAACATCACCCCGGCCTCGACGGCGACCGGCTCGTCGCAGCAGACGCCGCTCACCGGCTTTCGCGCCAGGGAATTCGGCTTCTTTCAGCTCGGCCTGACGGCGAGCTACGAGATCGACTTCTGGGGCAAGAACGAGGACGCCTCGTACGCCGCGCGGCTCCTCGCCAACGCCAGCCGTTTCAACCGGGACACGGTCGAAATCTCGACGATCTCCTCGGTGATCAACGCCTATTTCCAGGTCCTCACCGCGCAGGACCGGCTGCGCATCGCCCATAACAACGTCGCCATCGCCGAGCGCGTCTTCCGCGCCATTCAGGCGCGTTTCGAGGTTGGCGTCGCCAGCGCCCTCGACGTCGCGCAGCAGGAAAGCGTGCTCGCGCAGGCCCGGGCGACCATTCCGCCGCTCGAGCAAACCTTGCGGCAGACCAAGAACCAGCTCGCCGTGCTGATCGGCCAGACGCCCGAAAGCGTCGACGTCAAGGGCGGATCGCTGACGAAGTTGACTTTCCCTCGGGTCACGCCCGGCCTGCCGTCGGAAGTGCTGCTGCGCCGCCCGGACGTGGCCGAAGCGGAGGCGCGGCTCGCCTCGCAGGAGTTTTCGGTGCTGCAGGCGCGCGCCGCCTTTTTCCCTTCGATTACGCTCACCGGGCAATATGGCGTGCAGAGCGCGCTGCTGCACAACCTGCTGCGCCCCGAGGCGGTCGCCTGGCAAGCCGCGGCCAATCTCACCCAGCCGATCTTCGACGGCTTCAATATCCAGGGCCAATACGAGAACCAGAAGGGGCGCTACGCCGAGCTTGCCGCCCTCTACCGCAGACAGGTGTTGACGGCGCTCCAGGAAGCTGAAAACGCGCTGATCGCGGTGAAGGAGCAGGCGGCCGCCTTAAAGGCGCAGGGCGCCGCCGCCGCGGCGGCCGCGCGCGCCCTCGAGGTGGCGGAGGTGCGGCTGCAGGAGGGCACGATCGACATCATCACCCTCTCGACGACGCAGACGACGCTTTTTCAGGCGCAGGATCAGCTTGCCGTGGTGCGGCTCACTTACTTTCAAGCTGCGACGAGCCTATATCAGGCGCTCGGCGGCGGCTGGTCTCCCACGACGAGAGACGCCGAGATCGCACAAGCCAACGCGGCCTATGAGGCCGATAAAGGGATCTTTCCATGATCCGCGCGGACCGGCGGGTTCTGATGGCCATTGGAGCGCTCGCGCTGGCGCTCGCCGCCGGCTGGGCGTGGCAAGGCGGTCTGCGTTTTGGACAAGGCGACAAGCCTGCGGCCGAAAGCGCCGAGGGCCCCGACGGGCGGCGGCGGGACGAAGCCGTGAGCGTCGCGACGGCGAAGGCGCGGATCGAGGACGTGCCGGTGACGATCGACGCCGTGGGCACCGTGCAGGCCCTCAATACGGTGACGATCCGCACCCAGGTCGACGGCCGCCTTCTGCGCCTCGCTTTTACCGAAGGCCAGGACGTCAAGAAGGGCGAGGTTCTCGCCGAGATCGACCCTGCCCTCTACCAGGCCCTCTACGATCAGGCGGTCGCCAAGAAGGCGCAGGACGAGGCCAATCTCGCCAACGCCCGCGTCGATTTGACGCGATACGAGAAGCTCGTCGCCGGCAAGTTTCTTTCCCATCAGCAATACGCCACGCAGAAGGCGCAAGTGACGCAGCTCGAGGCGCAGGTGCGCGCCGATCAGGCCGCGATCGACAACGCCAAGACGACCCTCGACTACGCCACGATCCGCTCGCCGATCGACGGACGCGTGGGCATCCGGCTCGTGGACGTGGGCAATATCGTGCACCCTTCCGACCAGGGCGGCATCGTGGTCGTCACCCAGCTGAAGCCGATTTACGTGGTCTTCACCCTGCCGCAGCAGGCGCTTCCGGCCGTGCAGAAGGCGCAGGCCGCCGGCCCGGCCAAGGTTCGGGCGCTCGGCGCCGACAACGCCACGACGCTCGAGAGCGGCGAACTCTCGGTGATCGACAACCAGATCGATCAGCTGACCGGAACGGTGAAGCTGAAGGCCACCTTCTCCAATCAGGATCTGCGCCTGTGGCCGGGGCAGTTCGTCAATGTGCGGCTGATGCTCGACACGATCCGCAACGCCGTCGTGACGCCGAGCCCTGCGGTTCAGCGCGGACCCAATGGCGCCTTCGTCTATGTTTTGGGGGACGACGGCCGCGCCCATATGAAAAGCGTCACAACAGGACGGCAGGATGAGAACATCGTCGTCCTGACCTCGGGGCTCGAGCCCGGCGCAACCGTCGTGACCAGCGGATTCGCGCGGCTTTTCGACGGCGCGAAGGTGCGCGTGGCGCATGTCGAGGAG
Proteins encoded in this window:
- a CDS encoding heparan-alpha-glucosaminide N-acetyltransferase domain-containing protein, which encodes MTAGAGWDPRQDPRLPEIDRLRGLVMILMALDHMRDFFDADALRFSPTDLDRTYPFLFFTRFITHFCAPAFALLAGVGAYLYGARRQDPRALPLFLATRGVWLILLDAFLISPVWGGPGRIMLGTLWAIGCGLVALSVLSRLPTTGVLAIGAAIILGHNLLDGIHAADLGAFGPWWRLLHEKGALPLGIPGVVYYPALPWIGVVLLGYGIGPLFQRAPATRDATLRWAGLAALAAFALLRASNVYGDPTPWKGRGDAVFTLLSFLDVTKYPPSLLYLLVTLGGAALVLPALESVRGAAGRVLVTFGRTPLLFYVLHLYVGVAAALALAAARGYSLADIGDFAKSGAPPAGFGLGLAGAYAAWALIVAALYPVCRWFADVKRRRQDLWWLSYL
- a CDS encoding MMPL family transporter, which translates into the protein MLEKLVAFCLRWPWTVVLFTLGLTAGGVYLTVERFAIDTDTANLFSPDVSWRKNQMALYRAFPQLENSIVAVIDAPNPTAADDAASRLTAELKGKPLLTRVWRPDDPAYFTKNGLLYLDLAEVERTVGMMIGQRDVLTPLAEDPTLRGLASVLVANQKRAAGSERATALYLAGLDQFSQAFETTLAGRPAQVDWEKLLAGGKESAPLGRPPETRRIVLINPVLDFTALQPGGQAIEVVRKTAAELGLTKENGYAFRLTGDVPLADEEFATLSENMALNTAGTLVVVSLILFAALRSPKLILAVLVTLLAGLAITSGAGILLIGRFNLISVAFAALFIGLGVDFGIQFATRYREERHGHGDLEPALLHATQGIGVSLTLAAVSLLAGFFCFLPTSFLGVAELGLIAGVGMIIAYFATLTFLPAAIKLLHPPAEHVPIATHSLAAVDHWIAHHRPLVLIATAAIVLAGTPALMRLHFDSNPMNLRDQRVESVATFLDLSKDPKTAPNKIETLAPSLEAARELKQKILALPEVDHVDSVFSLIPAEQDEKLPLIERAATELRGALYPKVKPAPSDAETVKALAAAAKALRAAVAKKPQAPVLRFAATLDGLAKAGPQTREMARVAAFAGFEKLLGQMRDALQAQRVTPDTLPEELRADWISADGLVRLETTPKGDSNDRVVMGRFADAMLAVAPESSGAPIIISEAGKTVTRAFLEAGIFAFVAVFLILAVALRNAIDVALTLGPLVLAGIMSLQAAEMLGVSLNFANIIALPLMFGVGVAFHIYYVIAWRKGVVDMLASSLTRAIFFSSLTTGTAFGSLFLSSHPGTASMGELLTISLFFTLLAAFIIVPAFLGPPRHATPGAPDAT
- a CDS encoding DUF2147 domain-containing protein — its product is MNKLILSIAAATALFAPVASFAADPIYGVWVRDGHPTDKLEFYDCSGKLCAKGVLPMLDGSPPPVVLRSAAKTGPNSWKGDLFNPEDGKTYTGKITYESPNQFTLQGCLMAFLCQSETWTRVSGPPKPKAEPKPEAKADGKAEDKAEGKAESKSEGKAESKTESKAPVAEAKKEGKGDGKAVDKASTQAKPGEPAKPASKPTAGAEAAKTAKAAKASETKTVAPKAAPAHVKAPEDADQ
- a CDS encoding efflux transporter outer membrane subunit: MTAVEAFRFLRRMRLDAVSIAAASALLVGCDLEWEKPDIAVPPPPKFREAKPVNATAIPRGPDFAAAFGSKELMQLVTQAVGENLDIAAAAARITQADAQARVASAALWPNISMQDIARTTRVPGTTTNVASAGSNITPASTATGSSQQTPLTGFRAREFGFFQLGLTASYEIDFWGKNEDASYAARLLANASRFNRDTVEISTISSVINAYFQVLTAQDRLRIAHNNVAIAERVFRAIQARFEVGVASALDVAQQESVLAQARATIPPLEQTLRQTKNQLAVLIGQTPESVDVKGGSLTKLTFPRVTPGLPSEVLLRRPDVAEAEARLASQEFSVLQARAAFFPSITLTGQYGVQSALLHNLLRPEAVAWQAAANLTQPIFDGFNIQGQYENQKGRYAELAALYRRQVLTALQEAENALIAVKEQAAALKAQGAAAAAAARALEVAEVRLQEGTIDIITLSTTQTTLFQAQDQLAVVRLTYFQAATSLYQALGGGWSPTTRDAEIAQANAAYEADKGIFP